Proteins from a genomic interval of Nostoc sp. TCL240-02:
- a CDS encoding sensor histidine kinase gives MDNQDNSIQMQELEKTNRILRKKLERCESERRQLETDICTKEFLLKKVICELEDSRTDLQHRGQELENTLDSLHQMQAQMIQSEKMSALGQMVAGIAHEINNPVSFIYGNLSYISQYIHDLLRLVQLYHRYFPNPPTEIQTERKTIDLEFLEKDAIMVLRSMNIGTERIREIVLSLRNFSRLDESEFKAVDIHEGIDNTLMILQHRLKATDKSPVIQIIKDYGNLSHVECCAGQINQVFMNILVNALDALEEFNAKRTYQEIRDNPSIITIRTSVVDSQWVKIAIADNGSGIPESIQKQIFNPFFTTKPVGKGTGMGMAISYQIITEKHGGKLEFFSTPGKGTEFVVQIPIQQQFQEII, from the coding sequence ATGGATAACCAAGACAATTCCATACAGATGCAAGAGTTAGAAAAGACAAACCGTATCTTGCGGAAAAAGCTGGAACGCTGCGAATCTGAACGCCGCCAGCTAGAAACTGACATTTGCACAAAGGAATTTTTACTCAAGAAAGTCATTTGTGAGTTAGAAGATTCGCGCACAGATTTGCAGCACAGAGGGCAAGAGTTAGAAAATACGTTAGATAGTTTGCATCAAATGCAAGCTCAAATGATTCAAAGTGAAAAGATGTCTGCTCTTGGTCAAATGGTGGCAGGGATTGCTCATGAAATCAACAATCCCGTTAGCTTTATTTACGGAAATCTCAGCTATATTAGCCAATATATTCATGACTTACTGCGACTTGTCCAGCTTTATCACCGTTATTTCCCCAACCCACCGACTGAAATTCAAACTGAACGCAAAACCATCGATTTAGAGTTTCTAGAAAAAGATGCGATTATGGTATTGCGTTCAATGAATATTGGGACGGAGCGGATTCGAGAGATTGTGCTTTCACTACGTAACTTCTCGCGCCTGGATGAAAGTGAGTTCAAAGCCGTAGATATTCATGAAGGCATCGACAATACTTTGATGATTTTGCAACACCGCCTTAAAGCCACTGACAAAAGCCCAGTCATTCAGATTATCAAAGACTACGGTAATTTATCTCATGTAGAATGCTGCGCCGGACAGATCAACCAGGTGTTTATGAATATTTTAGTAAATGCACTCGATGCCTTGGAAGAATTCAATGCTAAACGAACTTATCAAGAAATCCGGGATAATCCCAGTATTATAACGATTCGTACCTCTGTCGTTGATTCACAATGGGTAAAAATTGCGATCGCTGACAATGGCTCTGGAATTCCTGAATCGATTCAAAAACAAATTTTCAATCCCTTCTTTACAACAAAACCTGTCGGTAAAGGGACAGGGATGGGAATGGCTATCAGCTATCAAATTATCACCGAAAAACATGGCGGCAAGTTAGAATTTTTTTCGACACCTGGAAAAGGAACGGAGTTTGTAGTTCAAATTCCTATCCAGCAGCAATTTCAGGAAATAATCTAA
- a CDS encoding FIST signal transduction protein: MFQVVVGHSDDPDSQNAIAEVLQECSRSLGGSIPQAGILFTAIDFDHVLILQRIQDAFPGIELIGGTTNGEISSILEFQQDSLTLMLFASDEVEICAGIGRGASKNPALAAQEAIAQAKAKSASVPQLCLTFPDSLTSNGVLILEALKQSLGENIPIIGGMTADDYTFDKTYQFFQGEVLSDSIPVLLFSGKLLFSHGVACGWTPISQRSRVTKVDGNVVYEIDGQRALDFYQHYLGEERFASNYAIYALAVFEDQNHFYLRAPNGYDQQSGSVKFFLDIPEQAVVQITDATRDNILLASETSLKNALADYPGLKPTAALLISCAARRRILGTLTREEYQLVKTHLPDALPCCGFYAYGEIAPIASGGQTQVHNKTFVTLLIGTK; encoded by the coding sequence GTGTTTCAAGTTGTTGTTGGTCATAGCGACGATCCTGATTCTCAAAATGCGATCGCTGAAGTTCTTCAAGAATGTAGCCGTTCTCTTGGGGGGTCAATTCCTCAAGCTGGAATTTTATTCACTGCTATAGACTTTGACCATGTGTTAATTTTACAGCGCATCCAAGACGCTTTCCCCGGAATTGAGTTGATTGGTGGAACGACAAATGGAGAAATCTCTTCAATTCTGGAGTTTCAGCAAGATTCTCTGACCTTAATGCTGTTTGCTAGCGATGAAGTGGAAATTTGTGCAGGTATTGGAAGAGGAGCCTCCAAAAATCCAGCCCTTGCAGCCCAAGAAGCGATCGCCCAAGCCAAGGCAAAGAGTGCATCTGTACCACAATTGTGCCTTACTTTCCCGGATAGTCTAACCAGCAATGGGGTTTTAATTTTAGAAGCTTTAAAACAAAGCCTGGGAGAAAATATTCCCATCATTGGGGGAATGACTGCCGATGACTATACCTTTGACAAAACCTACCAATTCTTCCAGGGTGAGGTATTGAGTGATTCTATTCCAGTGCTGCTATTCTCTGGAAAACTACTATTTTCTCACGGAGTTGCCTGTGGTTGGACTCCTATTAGTCAACGTAGCCGTGTAACTAAAGTGGATGGAAACGTAGTCTATGAAATTGATGGACAGCGTGCCTTAGATTTCTATCAGCATTATCTCGGTGAAGAAAGATTTGCATCCAATTATGCCATCTATGCTCTGGCAGTTTTTGAGGATCAAAATCATTTCTATTTACGGGCACCCAATGGCTACGATCAACAGTCTGGTAGCGTGAAGTTTTTTTTAGATATTCCTGAACAGGCCGTTGTACAAATCACCGATGCAACTCGTGACAATATTTTGTTAGCCTCTGAGACATCTTTGAAAAATGCTCTTGCCGATTATCCTGGTTTAAAGCCAACAGCAGCGTTGCTGATTTCCTGTGCAGCCCGTCGGCGAATTCTGGGAACTCTGACTAGAGAAGAGTATCAGCTTGTCAAAACTCATTTACCAGACGCATTGCCTTGTTGTGGTTTCTATGCTTATGGTGAAATTGCTCCTATAGCGAGTGGAGGCCAAACGCAAGTTCATAACAAAACCTTTGTCACACTGTTAATAGGAACAAAATGA
- a CDS encoding sensor histidine kinase, whose product MSEEFSCQISPPFLSLGSDRDLGLDSTLQELPMYNFPVEINHTGMEVANFLEKYPLLPGVILVEQGKFIGMISRRRLLEFLIRPYGQELLVQQPLAILYSYARIPMLLLADTTSILTAMQLSLKRSPELLAEPIVVHTESGAYRLLDVQELNIISWQIRGIDNLVRYERSQAQMIQNDKMANLGRLVDGVAHEILDPVGFIWGNITYVSTYSQDLLKLIAAYDQELPSVSQAINQIKEDIEFDFLEQDLSRSLASIRTGAERLKKLVTSLQNFCHIDELYPKPVDLHASIDTIILLINSRLQGEIEIVKYYGQLPPVYCFIGQLNQVLMNIFSEVVDILLNEAVRQQLHLEDKNPVQKPRIEITTEVISQEASNPNAPDSRWVLIHIADNGPGMSQELQQQIMESFSLETKNSKNTSLAVSYRIITVRHGGKLNFHSQIGIGTKFEILLPLL is encoded by the coding sequence GTGTCAGAAGAATTTAGTTGCCAAATCTCACCGCCATTTTTGTCTCTTGGTAGCGATCGCGATCTGGGTTTAGATTCAACCCTCCAAGAATTACCAATGTATAACTTCCCTGTGGAAATTAATCACACTGGGATGGAAGTGGCTAATTTTTTAGAAAAATACCCCCTGTTACCAGGAGTAATTTTGGTAGAACAGGGAAAGTTCATTGGGATGATTTCGCGGCGGCGACTGCTGGAATTTTTAATTCGTCCTTATGGACAAGAGTTGTTGGTTCAGCAACCATTAGCCATTCTCTACAGCTATGCGCGGATACCGATGTTGCTGCTTGCTGATACAACATCGATTTTAACGGCGATGCAACTTAGCTTAAAGCGATCGCCAGAATTATTAGCAGAACCAATTGTAGTACACACAGAATCTGGTGCTTATAGATTGTTAGATGTCCAAGAATTGAATATTATTTCTTGGCAAATTCGAGGAATTGACAATCTGGTGCGCTATGAACGCAGCCAAGCTCAAATGATTCAAAATGATAAAATGGCAAATCTGGGACGTTTGGTAGACGGCGTAGCGCACGAAATTTTAGACCCAGTGGGTTTTATTTGGGGAAATATAACTTATGTTTCTACCTACAGCCAAGATTTACTCAAGCTAATAGCTGCTTACGATCAAGAGTTACCATCAGTTTCGCAGGCAATTAATCAGATTAAAGAAGATATTGAATTTGATTTTTTAGAACAAGATTTGTCGCGATCGCTTGCTAGTATCCGTACTGGAGCGGAAAGATTAAAAAAGCTTGTTACTAGTTTACAAAACTTTTGTCATATCGATGAACTTTATCCAAAGCCAGTAGACTTACACGCTAGTATAGATACTATTATATTATTAATTAATAGCCGTCTTCAAGGAGAAATTGAAATAGTTAAATACTACGGTCAGTTACCCCCAGTTTATTGCTTTATAGGGCAGCTAAACCAGGTTTTGATGAATATTTTCAGTGAGGTTGTAGATATTTTGCTCAATGAAGCTGTTAGGCAACAGTTGCATTTAGAAGATAAAAATCCTGTTCAAAAACCTCGAATTGAGATTACTACAGAAGTAATTTCGCAAGAAGCAAGCAATCCAAATGCACCAGATTCTCGTTGGGTATTAATTCACATTGCTGACAATGGCCCTGGAATGTCTCAAGAATTGCAACAGCAAATTATGGAGTCATTTTCTCTAGAAACAAAGAATAGTAAAAATACTAGTTTAGCAGTAAGTTATCGAATTATCACCGTGAGACATGGTGGTAAATTAAATTTCCATTCCCAGATTGGTATAGGTACAAAATTTGAAATTTTGTTACCTTTACTTTGA